GCCCCGGGACGGGGGCTGTTCGCCGCGCTCGGGCGGCTGGGGCCGCGCGGCGGCGGGTCCCTGCGACACGTCCGGCCAGGCGGCACGCGCCTGCTCCGGCCGGCGGCTCTCGTGGGCCGCCCCCTCGGTCGGGTGCGGACGCTGCGGCTGGTTCGCGTACTGCGCCTGCTGCGGGTACGGGTTGTCCGCGGAACGCTGCGTCGGGACGTGGGTCGGGGGCTGGTCGGTCTGCGGTGCGTACCGCGTCTCGTACGCCTCCGAGTACCGCTGGTACGGGTCGATCCGCGGCGCGTACAGCTGGACGGTCTCGACGTGCTCGCGCACCGCCACCGCGGTGTGCGGGGCGGCGGAAGCGCCGGGCCCGTTCCCCTTGCCGTCCCTTCGGCCGGCGGCGTCGCTCCCGGCACCGTCGCCGGCGCTCTCGTCGGCGCTCTCGTCTGCGGGAAGTTCGGCGAGGTGCTCCAGCAGGTGCTCGCCCTGGCCGTGGATGTTGCCGATGGCCACCAGCGAGCTGTCCGGACCGAGTTCGTCGAGGAGGCGCCGCATGAACTCGTCCGGGTCACGGCGGTCGCCGCCGAGGTCGACGGCACGGGAGCGGTACTGGGCGGGCATGGCGTCGATGGCGCTCTTCGCCGGGTGGCCGATGACGAAGACCTTGTCGGGGTCCAGTTCCGGGATGATCTCGCCCATCTGGCCGTTGCGCTCGACGCGGTCCGGTCGGCAGTTGATGACCACGTTCAGGGGGCGGTGGATGGCGCCGAGGTCGAGGAGCTGGTTGATGTTCATCAGTGTCGACTCGGGGTCGTTGGCCGCGAACACGTTGGCGAAGCGGACCTTCTTGCCGTCCTCGGTGACATACCGCTCGACGGAGAGGACACCGGGGTCCGGCGGGGCGTCGTACATGCCCTGGAGGGCCGTCTCCCGCTCCACGCCGAGCAGTTCGGCGACGGTGAGCGCGATCGCCACGTTCTCCTTGAAGGTGAACCAGCTGAACCCGCGCAGCTCCTCGTCCGAGACCGTCTCCGGATCGGCGTAGATGAGCTTGCAGTCGCGGGAGTCGGCCTCCTCCTGGAGGATCGCGAAGCGCTCCTGCTCGGCGGTGACGCAGATGCCGCCCTCCGGCATGGACCGCGAGAGCGAACGGGCCACGTCGTCGAGGGTGGGGCCCATCTCCGCCAGGTGGTCCTCACGGACGTTGCACAGCACGCCGATCGTGGAGCGGATCAGCTTGGACTGGTTGATCTCCTGGAGCGCCGGCATCACCGCCATGCACTCGATGACGAGCGCGTCCGGGTTGTACGCGGCGGCGCGCCGGACGATGCCGATCTGCTCGACGACGTTGGCGATGCCGAACTTGCGGTAGACCGGCTCCTCGGTGGCGTCGGGATGGATGAACCGGGCGGCGGTGCCGGTGGTCTTGGCGACAGTGGTGAGGCCGCCGCCCCGCAGTGCGCCCGCGCAGAGCCGGGTGATGGACGACTTGCCGCGGATGCCGTTGACCAGCACCCGGGTGGGGATGTTGTCCAGGTTGGTGAAATGGCGCCGCTGTTCGACGATGCCCGCCACGAGCAGGATCGCGCAGCACACCATCAGGACGGTGTAGAGGAAGAGCACGGCCGATCAGTTCCTAACGTGCTGCTGCTGGGCCGTGCCGGGTGCGCTCCGGCGTGGCGTTGGCTGCTGTCTGCGCTGCTCCTGGAGCTGCTGACGGACGAGCTCGAAGGAGCGGGTGACCGCGCCGACCTCGTCGTGGTTGCGCGGGAACAGGACGGTCTTGCGGTCGCCGTCGGCCAGTGACTCGCCCTGGGCGGCCAGGGCACGCAGCGGGCGGGCCACCACGATGTGCATCCAGCCGAGACAGGCGGCCGCCGCCGCGGCGCCGAGCAGTCCGGCGAGCACCGTGCGGTGTTGGACGTCGTACTCCGGGATCGCGAGCCGGTCGGCGGGCTGCCAGCTGACGACGGTCCAGCCGAGCTGTTTGGCCGCGCCGCCGCCCACGAAGGGGGCCGCCGCGGCGATCTGCACGCCGTTCTCCCGGTAGAGGACACCGGCGGCGTGCGCGGACTTGCCGACCCTCTGGCCGGACGCGGAGACCAGGTCCTTGAGGCGCTCGTCGGGCAGCGACTGGAAGGCGAGGTATCCGGTGTTGCCGGCGATGACCTCGCCCTTGTCGTCGACGAGGCGGACGACGCCGAGGCCGGGCCGCTTGAGCACGGAGTTGAGGAAGTCGATGCGGAACTCGCCGACAAGCGCCGAGCCGTCACGGCCCGGGATCTCCGCGGTACCGACGACGAGCGGCTTCTTGCCGCCCCGGCCGAGCAGTTGCAGCGGGTCGGCGGTGGCGGGCTTGGGCCGAGCCTCGCGGGGCTCGTCGCCGACCCCCGCGACCACGTCCCCCGAGGCGTCGACGACGTAGAGCGCCTGGTAGCGCAGGTGCTGGTTGAGGGTGCGGTCGAGGACCTTGGTCATGTCCGCCGGGGTGGTGCGGTCACCGATCAGGGTGGCGACGGACTGGAGGTCGGCCTCGCCCTCGTTGAGCGCGCGGCGCACCCGGTCGGTGAGCGTGTCGGTCCGTTCCCGCTGGTCGTTGACGAGCTGCTGCGGGACGACGACGGTGCCGTCGGCGCGGTTCAGGATGAGCAGCAGCGGGGCGGACCAGGCCAGGAGGAGGACCGCGCAGACGGCGAGGAGGGCGCGGGTGCCGACGCGGCGCAGGCCACGCGGGCGCGGCGCGGAGTCGTCCCGTTCCGCGGGTCCGCCGAGCAGTTGTCGGCGCAGCCGTTCCAGGGCCAGGCCGATCCGGCGGGCCTCGCCGTAGCCGGGGACGCTCACCGGGCGGGCCAGGTCGCCACGGGTGAGGCGGCGCGACTCCAGGAAGAGCCGGATGAGGGGTCGCTGCACCGTGCCGAGCAGGACGGCGACGGCGATGCCGCCGACGACGAGGAGCGCTCCGGCAGCGATCAGCCCGAAGACGGGTGAGGTGGAACGGGTGAGGTCCTCGGCGACCTTCACCATGGCGACCACGGTGAGGCCGAGGGCCGTCGCGGTGGTGGTCTCGCCGGGTTCGGGCGAGGAGAGAGCGGCGTAGCCGGCGACGGACCGGTCGCTGAGGAAGCTGCCGCCGAGCAGGCTGCCGCTGACGCCCAGGTAGCCGCCGGAGCCGGGCTCCTTGCTGCTGAGCGGGTGCTGAGCGGCGCGGCCGGCGGCCTTCTTCGCGAAGGCCTTGAGCTGCTTGTTGGAGGCCGCGACCTCTTCGCGCTGGAGGTCGGTGAGCACCTGCTCGGGCTCGGGGATGCCGTCGCTGCTGAGGATCGTCCCGGAGCGGTCCACGACCGCGATCGAACGGAACTGGCCGAGGCTGATGCCGGGGAACTTGAGGCTGTTGGAGGCGACGAGCAGCAGCTGCGGCTTCCCCGGCCAGGAGAGCAGCGCGAACGACAGCAGCCGGATCTCGCCGTTCTCGAGGCGCACCATGCGCGGCGCGAGTCCGCCCTCGTCACCGAGCGTTGACCGGTCGAGGGAGGTCAGCGGCACGGTCTCGCCGCGGGTCGCGACGAGTTTGCCGGACCGGATCTCGACAACCGCCGTGCCCATCCACTTCTGGTACGTGTTGCCCAGTTTGTCGAGGACGGTGTCGGCGGAGACCGGGGCACCGGCGCTGAACAACGCGGCGGAGCGGTCGAGGTCGGTGACCGACTCGTCGATGGAGGCACGCATGGCGATGGCGCCGTCCTCCGCGAAGTGCTGCTGCGAGGTCTGCACGGCCTTGGGCACGGACGTGTCCCCGGCCGGGCCCAGGACGAGTGCTGTGACGGCCGCCAGGGAGAGGAGGAGCGCCGACAGAACCGCAATGGGCGGTCGTATGCCGCCAAGCAGCGACATATCAGCTCTGCGGCGAGCACGGTGCTGCCGCGCCGGGGGCGATGGCGCCAACGGACGGTTCCTCTCAAGCGGTTGTACGGGCGTGCGGGCACGGAAACGGCCCGCGTGCGGGTGCGGGTGTGGCGCGGGGACACGAGGGGGAAAACTGAGTCTCCGCGCGTGTCAGACCAGCGAAGCTGTCAGGAAGTTGCACGGATCAAAAGTGATCTGGGCAACATCATGTTTTAGATGGGCATCTTCGGGCAGGACTCATCAATTCCGGTTCAGGTGAAGTTCAGGCAGATGTCGGGCTTCGGACATCCGGCCATGAACACCCCGACCTCGCCGAACACGGTCCGGTCCTGGACGTGGCGCGCGCCCGGCCCCTCGTGGGGGCCGGGCGCGTCCTGAGGTCCGGCGCTCTCAGCCGGGCAGTTCCGTGAGGGGCTTCAGGCCGTCCTTCGCCGCGCCGCGGTTCAGCATGGTGCCCTCGGTCCGCTCGAAGGCCAGCCGGAGGCGGGAGCGTTCCTGGTCGCTGAGGTCGTCCCGCTTGAGCTCGGCCGCCACGTCCACCAGCCGATAGTTCTCGACCTGCCCCTTGGCGGGCTCGGCCGGAGTGCCGTCCGTGGTGACCTCGGGGTCCGGCGGGATCTCCACGAGGGTCGGCTCGTAGCGTGCCTGGACGTCCCATGTGCCGCCGTGCTGCGTGAAGGTGAACCAGCCGATCACGCCCTCCTCGGTCAACCCCGTCGGTACGTCGTGACGCGCGACCTGGTTGCCGAGGCCGTACGCGATCCACGTGCCGTCGACCTTCTCCATCGGCTGCACGACATGCGCGTGATGGCCGATGACCAGGTCGACCGTGGTCTCGCGCGCGAGCTGCCGGGCGAACTTGAGCTGCGGGGTCGAGGGGTTGGGATGGTGCTCGCGACCCCAGTGGATCGAGAGGATCACGACCTCGGCACCGGCCGCACGGGCCCGCTTCTCCGCCGTCTTGATCCGGCTCAGGTCGTTCTGGTTGACCAGCCAGGGCTTGTCCTTGGGCAGCTCGTGCGCGTTGAAGCCGAAGGCGAAGGAGATCTGCGCGACCTTCACGCCCTTCACGTCCATGACCAGCGGGGTGAGGGCGTCCTTCTTCGTCCGGAAGGAGCCCGTGTGCTTCAGGCCGGCCGCGTCCAGGGTGTCCAGGGTGCGCTTCACTCCCTCGTACCCGTGGTCGATCGAGTGGTTGGAGGCGGTGGAGCAGGTGTCGTAGCCGACGTCCTTGATGGTCCCGGCGATCTGCGGCGGAATGAGGAAGTTGGGGTAGCTCTCGAAGGGGCCCTTCGGCTTGCCGATCACCGGCTCCATGTGGCAGATCCCCAGGTCCGCCTTGCTGATCACGGGCTTGATCCCGGCCATCAGCGGGCCGAAGTCCAGGCCGTCCGTCCCTTTGCCCGTCTTCTTGGCGTCGGCACCGGCCTGGTCGATCAGCTGAGGATGGATCAGGATGTCCCCGGCCGCGGCGACGGTGAACGACCGGCCACCGCCCTTCGACGAGGAGTCGGAGTCCTCACCGCCTCCGACGAGACCGCACCCCGCCAGGGCGGTGACGAGGGCGAGCGGGGTCAGGACAGCGGGCAGGGTGCGGCGGCTACGACGTCTGGTCACCGAGATATCTTGATACAACCATGAGGGCAAACCGCTCCAGAACGATAACGATCGCAACACTTCTCCTACTCCTCACCACTCTGGCCGGTTTGGGCACGGTTGCCGTGCGCGGAAGCCACGACAAGGGGAAGGGCCCCTCCGCCGGCGAGCACGGAGACGGTCTTCCGTCCGTCGACCTGGCGCAGTCCGTCGCCGCCTACACCGACCGGTTCGCGCCGGACGGCGCCTTCCAGCCACCGTCGCGCACCGAGCGGGAAACCATCGCGGCGGGGGTCGGTCTCCTCCTCGAAGGCCGCCGTGAGCAGGCCGAACAGCGACTCGCCGAGGTGGACTTCACCCTGCGCACCGTCGTCGACGCCTCGACCGGCCGACGATTCGCAGAGGTGTACGACCGCGTCGACCAGGGGCCGTCGCCACGCGGCTGGGGCCGCGTCCTCGTCGACCTGGAACACCCGGTCCGATGGTCGGTACAGGTGCCCCACCCGGTCGCCGATCAGGATACGGAGCTGCTCGGCGTGCGGGTCCTGCGGGGTGCCCCGGGAGGCCTTCTTGTGATTGCTGGCGCACATCGCAAATCCGGAGAGGGTAATGCGGCGGATGTGGCCCACCGACGGGACACGGTGTTCCACGCGATCTGCGCCGAACTCGTCCGACGCGGTGTCCCCGGCATCCAACTGCACGGGTTCGCCCAGAAGTCGGCCCCGCACTACGACGTCATCGCCTCGACGGGGGCCGGCGAGGACGGTCTCACCGACGGCCGCCGGCTCGCCGACGCGCTGGGCGACCGGGACTTCGCCGTGTGCCGTGCCTGGGCACGTTCCTGCCCGCTCGCCGGACGGGACAACGTGCAGGGCCGGACGGCGGCCGACGCCCGGGTGCCGTTCCTGCACGTGGAATTCGCTCCGGGACCGCGAAAGGACAACCGTCAGGCGACCCGGGCCGCCGAGGCCCTGGGCGTCGTGACGCGGGGCTGGGCCGGGAGCGCTCTGGCAGGGTGAGGGCATGACGACTCTGCTCATCGTGGACGGCGCCAACGTGGTCGGATCCGTGCCCGACGGATGGTGGCGCGACCGGCGTGGAGCGGCCGAGCGGCTCCGGGACGGGCTGGCCGGTCTCGCGGAGGCCGGGGTGCCCGGTCGTCCCGGCCCGCTGGAGATCGTCCTCGTGGTGGAGGGCGCCGCCCGGGGCGTCGGTTCCATCTCCGGAGTCCGGGTGGACGAGGCCCCGGGCAGTGGTGACGACCGGATCGTGGAGCTCGTGGCCGGGTCGCCCGACCGCCCCCGGCTGGTGGTCACGGCCGACCGCGAACTGCGGCGGCGGGTGACGGAACTGGGCGCCGAGGTCACCGGCCCACGCACCGTACGCCCCGCTCCCTGAACCGTTGAGAACCGGCTTCCGAAACGGGCCTCCGAGCAGGCTTCCGAACCGAACCGGTCCCCGACGCGCCTCCGGCCCCGTGCGTCCACGCCGGGGCGGGGAATGTACGGGGCCGGAGCGCTCAGCGCGCGAACGCCGGGCTAGGGCGTGGGGCCGCTCGGCGGGGGGCCTGCCGGCGGGGTGCCGCCGGTGCTCGGGGACGGGTCCTGGGAGCCGGCCAGGCGGCTGTGCGAGCGGCCGTACAGGAAGTACACGGCGCAGCCGATGACCATCCAGATCCCGAAGCGCAGCCAGGTCTCGGCGGGCAGGTTCAGCATCAGCCACAGGGACGCGAGCACCGACAGGATCGGCACCCAGGGCACCAGTGGGGTGCGGAAGGCGCGGTGCAGGTCGGGGCGGGTGTGGCGGAGGATGACGACGCCGATCGCGACCACGACGAAGGCGAAGAGCGTACCGATGTTGACCAGTTCGGCCAGCTCGCTGAGGCTCGTGAAGCCCGCGACGATCGCGATGATCGTCCCGAGCAGGATCGTCGGCCGGTGCGGGGTACGGAACCGGGGGTGGACGCGGGAGAAGAACCGCGGCAGCAGCCCGTCGCGGCTCATCGCGAAGAAGACGCGGGTCTGGCCGAGCAGCAGGATCATGCAGACCGTGGTGAGGCCGACGGCGGCGCCGAAGCTGATGACGCCCGCGTACCAGGGGTGCCCGGTGGCCTTGAACGCGTCGGCGAGCGGAGCGTCGACGGACAGCTCGGTGTACTTCTGCATGCCCGTGACCACGATCGACACGAGGACGTAGAGCGCGGTGCAGATGAAGAGCGAGCCGAGGATGCCGCGCGGCATGTCCCGCTGCGGGTTCTTCGTCTCCTCGGCGGCCGTCGCGACCACGTCGAAGCCGATGAAGGCGAAGAACACCACGGAGGCGGCGGTGAAGATGCCGAGCAGGCCGAAGTTGGTGGGGGCCCAGCCGAACATGAGCTGGATCAGCGGCGATTTGATGCCGCTGCCCGCCTCCACGTTCTGCGCCTTGGGGATGAACGGCTTGTAGTTGTCGCCCTTGATGAAGAAGGCGCCCGCGATGATCACGATCATGACGACGGTGACCTTGATGGCCACGACCAGGGTGGTGATCCGGGCGGAGAGCTTCACGCCGATGACGAGGATGGCGGTCAGGACCAGTACCAGGGCGGCGGCGAGGATGTCGAAGCCGAACCCGGTGGCCCCGTCGCGGCCGCTCAGGGACTCGGGCAGATGCCAGCCCGCGTTGTCCATCAGCGAGCGGACGTAGCCCGACCAGCCGACCGCGACCACCGCCGTGCCGAGCGCGAACTCCAGGACGAGGTCCCAGCCGATGATCCAGGCGGGCAGCTCCCCCAGGGAGGCGTAGGAGAAGGTGTACGCGGACCCCGCGACCGGGACCGTGGAGGCGAACTCCGCGTAGCAGAGGGCGGCCAGGCCGCAGGCGACGCCCGCGACGACGAAGGCCAGCGAGACGCCCGGCCCCGCGTTCTCCTTGGCGACCTTGCCGGTGAGGACGAAGATTCCGGTGCCGATGATGACACCGACACCGAACACGGTGAGATCCAGAGCGGACAGCGACTTCTTGAGTGCGTGCTCCGGCTCCTCAGTGTCGGCGATCGACTGTTCGATCTTCTTCGTCCTGAAGAGGGTGTTCCTCACGGGCGTACCTCCCACGCTTGTCGTCCTCGACATCATCGAGAGGGCGGGTGACACGTATGCCCCGACGCGGGCCCCGTTAACGCGAACGGCCGGTTTCACCACCCGTCCAGGGTGCTGAAACCGGCCCTTCGGCCCTGCTGCTGTCCTGCTGTCTCCGCGTCAGTCGCGCGCGGGCTCCACCGCGTCCACGGCCTGCGGGGTGCTGCGCTCGTAGCGCCCGTCCAGCTTGGCGACGAGGCCGGTGACCTGCCGGGCGATGTCCGGCGCGGTCAGTCCGATCTCCGCCATGACCTCGGCGCGGGAGGCGTGGTCGAGGAAGCGCGGCGGGATGCCGAAGTCGCGCAGCGGTACGTCGACGCCCGCGTCGCGCAGCGCCTGGGCGATCGTCGAACCGACACCGCCGACGCGCGAGTTGTCCTCGACGGTGACGACGACGCGGTGCTGCTCGGCGAGCGGGGCCATCGCCTCGTCGACCGGCTTGACCCAGCGCGGGTCGACGACGGTGGTGGTGATGCCCTGCTGGTCGAGGAGCGTGGCGATCTCCAGGCACATCGGGGCGAGCGCGCCGATGGAGACCAGGAGCACGTCCGGTGCGTCGGTGCCGGGCGCCCGCAGGACGTCCATGCCGCCGATCCGGCCCACGGCGGGCACGGCCGGGCCGACCGCGCCCTTGGAGAAGCGGACCACGGTGGGCGCGTCCGTCACCTCGACGGCCTCGCGGAGCTGGGCACGCACCTGGTCGGCGTCGCGCGGTGCGGCGAGCCGGAGGGTGGGGACGACCTGGAGGATCGACATGTCCCACATGCCGTTGTGCGAGGCGCCGTCGGTGCCGGTGACACCCGCGCGGTCCAGCACGAAGGTGACACCGCACTTGTGCAGGGCCACGTCCATCAGGACCTGGTCGAAGGCCCGGTTGAGGAACGTCGCGTAGACGGCGAAGACCGGGTGGAGCCCGCCGGTGGCGAGGCCCGCCGCGGAGACGGCGCCGTGCTGCTCGGCGATGCCGACGTCGTAGATGCGGTTCGGGAAGGCGTCGGCGAACTTCTTCAGGCCGACCGGCTGGAGCATCGCGGCGGTGATCGCGACGATGTCCTCGCGCTCCTTGCCGAGCGCGACCATCTCGTCGCCGAAGACGGAGGTCCAGTCGGCGCCGGAGGCCTTGATGGGCAGGCCGGTGTCGGGGTGGATGGGGCCGATGCCGTGGAAGCGGTCCGCCTCGTCCTGGAGGGCGGGCTGGTAGCCGCGGCCCTTCTCGGTGAGGCAGTGCACGATGACCGGGCCGCCGAACCGCTTGGCGCGGGCGAGGGCGGACTCCAGGGCCTCGATGTCGTGGCCGTCGATCGGTCCGACGTACTTCAGGCCGAGGTCCTCGAACATGCCCTGCGGGGCGATGAAGTCCTTCAGACCCTTCTTCGCGCCGTGCAGCGTCTCGTAGAGGGGCTTGCCGACGACCGGAGTACGCCCCAGGAGGTCCTTGCCGCGGGCCAGGAAGCGCTCGTAGCCGTCGGTGGTCCGCAGGGTCGCCAGATGGTTCGCGAGGCCGCCGATGGTCGGTGCGTACGACCGCTCGTTGTCGTTGACGACGATGATCAGCGGGCGGTCCTTGGCGTCGGCGATGTTGTTCAGCGCCTCCCAGGCCATGCCGCCGGTGAGGGCGCCGTCACCGATGACGGCCACCACGTGGTCCTCACGGCCGAGCACCTCGTTCGCCTTCGCCAGACCGTCGGCCCAGCCGAGGACCGTGGAGGCGTGCGAGTTCTCGATGACGTCGTGCTCGGACTCGGCCTGCGAGGGGTAGCCGGACAGGCCGCCCTTCATCTTCAGCCGGGAGAAGTCCTGGCGGCCGGTGAGCAGCTTGTGGACGTAGGACTGGTGGCCGGTGTCCCACAGCACCCTGTCCTTGGGCGACTCGAAGACGCGGTGCAGGGCGAGGGTCAGCTCCACGACACCGAGGTTGGGGCCGAGGTGGCCGCCGGTCTTGGAGACCGCGTCCACGAGGAAGGTCCTGATCTCGCCGGCCAGCTGGTCCAGCTGCTCCAGGCTGAGCCGGTCCAGATCGCGCGGTCCCGTGATGCGGGTCAGCAGCGGCACCCGTGCCTCCTTGCAGTAGAGCTGTTGCCGGGCTTGTCGAGTCTAATGTTCCGCCTTTGCGGCCGCGGGCCGGGCCCGGCGATCTACGCCACACGATCGGCCGTACCGGATAGGAACACGCATTCGCTTTCCGGACATGACTGTGCCCGGCACCGCCATTGGCGCCGGGCACAGGGCTGTGAAGGGCGTGAACCCTACGCGCGACCCGCCGACTTCTGGGTCTTGCGGGTGACGGCGTCGATGACGACCGTGGCGAGAAGCACACCACCGGTGATCATGTACTGGACCGGCGAGGCGATGCCCTGCAGGGCCAGGCCGTACTGGATCGAGACGATCACGAGGACACCCAGGAGGGCGTTCCACGTGCGGCCCCGGCCACCGAAGAGGCTGGTGCCACCGATGACGGCCGCCGCGATGGCGTTCATCAGCAGGTCA
The window above is part of the Streptomyces sp. NBC_01428 genome. Proteins encoded here:
- the pgsB gene encoding poly-gamma-glutamate synthase PgsB; amino-acid sequence: MLFLYTVLMVCCAILLVAGIVEQRRHFTNLDNIPTRVLVNGIRGKSSITRLCAGALRGGGLTTVAKTTGTAARFIHPDATEEPVYRKFGIANVVEQIGIVRRAAAYNPDALVIECMAVMPALQEINQSKLIRSTIGVLCNVREDHLAEMGPTLDDVARSLSRSMPEGGICVTAEQERFAILQEEADSRDCKLIYADPETVSDEELRGFSWFTFKENVAIALTVAELLGVERETALQGMYDAPPDPGVLSVERYVTEDGKKVRFANVFAANDPESTLMNINQLLDLGAIHRPLNVVINCRPDRVERNGQMGEIIPELDPDKVFVIGHPAKSAIDAMPAQYRSRAVDLGGDRRDPDEFMRRLLDELGPDSSLVAIGNIHGQGEHLLEHLAELPADESADESAGDGAGSDAAGRRDGKGNGPGASAAPHTAVAVREHVETVQLYAPRIDPYQRYSEAYETRYAPQTDQPPTHVPTQRSADNPYPQQAQYANQPQRPHPTEGAAHESRRPEQARAAWPDVSQGPAAARPQPPERGEQPPSRGLFEPRVPPTHPADDQQWHSPGEPR
- a CDS encoding HAMP domain-containing protein, producing the protein MSLLGGIRPPIAVLSALLLSLAAVTALVLGPAGDTSVPKAVQTSQQHFAEDGAIAMRASIDESVTDLDRSAALFSAGAPVSADTVLDKLGNTYQKWMGTAVVEIRSGKLVATRGETVPLTSLDRSTLGDEGGLAPRMVRLENGEIRLLSFALLSWPGKPQLLLVASNSLKFPGISLGQFRSIAVVDRSGTILSSDGIPEPEQVLTDLQREEVAASNKQLKAFAKKAAGRAAQHPLSSKEPGSGGYLGVSGSLLGGSFLSDRSVAGYAALSSPEPGETTTATALGLTVVAMVKVAEDLTRSTSPVFGLIAAGALLVVGGIAVAVLLGTVQRPLIRLFLESRRLTRGDLARPVSVPGYGEARRIGLALERLRRQLLGGPAERDDSAPRPRGLRRVGTRALLAVCAVLLLAWSAPLLLILNRADGTVVVPQQLVNDQRERTDTLTDRVRRALNEGEADLQSVATLIGDRTTPADMTKVLDRTLNQHLRYQALYVVDASGDVVAGVGDEPREARPKPATADPLQLLGRGGKKPLVVGTAEIPGRDGSALVGEFRIDFLNSVLKRPGLGVVRLVDDKGEVIAGNTGYLAFQSLPDERLKDLVSASGQRVGKSAHAAGVLYRENGVQIAAAAPFVGGGAAKQLGWTVVSWQPADRLAIPEYDVQHRTVLAGLLGAAAAAACLGWMHIVVARPLRALAAQGESLADGDRKTVLFPRNHDEVGAVTRSFELVRQQLQEQRRQQPTPRRSAPGTAQQQHVRN
- a CDS encoding CapA family protein; the encoded protein is MTRRRSRRTLPAVLTPLALVTALAGCGLVGGGEDSDSSSKGGGRSFTVAAAGDILIHPQLIDQAGADAKKTGKGTDGLDFGPLMAGIKPVISKADLGICHMEPVIGKPKGPFESYPNFLIPPQIAGTIKDVGYDTCSTASNHSIDHGYEGVKRTLDTLDAAGLKHTGSFRTKKDALTPLVMDVKGVKVAQISFAFGFNAHELPKDKPWLVNQNDLSRIKTAEKRARAAGAEVVILSIHWGREHHPNPSTPQLKFARQLARETTVDLVIGHHAHVVQPMEKVDGTWIAYGLGNQVARHDVPTGLTEEGVIGWFTFTQHGGTWDVQARYEPTLVEIPPDPEVTTDGTPAEPAKGQVENYRLVDVAAELKRDDLSDQERSRLRLAFERTEGTMLNRGAAKDGLKPLTELPG
- a CDS encoding NTP pyrophosphohydrolase codes for the protein MTTLLIVDGANVVGSVPDGWWRDRRGAAERLRDGLAGLAEAGVPGRPGPLEIVLVVEGAARGVGSISGVRVDEAPGSGDDRIVELVAGSPDRPRLVVTADRELRRRVTELGAEVTGPRTVRPAP
- a CDS encoding amino acid permease, whose translation is MRNTLFRTKKIEQSIADTEEPEHALKKSLSALDLTVFGVGVIIGTGIFVLTGKVAKENAGPGVSLAFVVAGVACGLAALCYAEFASTVPVAGSAYTFSYASLGELPAWIIGWDLVLEFALGTAVVAVGWSGYVRSLMDNAGWHLPESLSGRDGATGFGFDILAAALVLVLTAILVIGVKLSARITTLVVAIKVTVVMIVIIAGAFFIKGDNYKPFIPKAQNVEAGSGIKSPLIQLMFGWAPTNFGLLGIFTAASVVFFAFIGFDVVATAAEETKNPQRDMPRGILGSLFICTALYVLVSIVVTGMQKYTELSVDAPLADAFKATGHPWYAGVISFGAAVGLTTVCMILLLGQTRVFFAMSRDGLLPRFFSRVHPRFRTPHRPTILLGTIIAIVAGFTSLSELAELVNIGTLFAFVVVAIGVVILRHTRPDLHRAFRTPLVPWVPILSVLASLWLMLNLPAETWLRFGIWMVIGCAVYFLYGRSHSRLAGSQDPSPSTGGTPPAGPPPSGPTP
- the dxs gene encoding 1-deoxy-D-xylulose-5-phosphate synthase, producing MPLLTRITGPRDLDRLSLEQLDQLAGEIRTFLVDAVSKTGGHLGPNLGVVELTLALHRVFESPKDRVLWDTGHQSYVHKLLTGRQDFSRLKMKGGLSGYPSQAESEHDVIENSHASTVLGWADGLAKANEVLGREDHVVAVIGDGALTGGMAWEALNNIADAKDRPLIIVVNDNERSYAPTIGGLANHLATLRTTDGYERFLARGKDLLGRTPVVGKPLYETLHGAKKGLKDFIAPQGMFEDLGLKYVGPIDGHDIEALESALARAKRFGGPVIVHCLTEKGRGYQPALQDEADRFHGIGPIHPDTGLPIKASGADWTSVFGDEMVALGKEREDIVAITAAMLQPVGLKKFADAFPNRIYDVGIAEQHGAVSAAGLATGGLHPVFAVYATFLNRAFDQVLMDVALHKCGVTFVLDRAGVTGTDGASHNGMWDMSILQVVPTLRLAAPRDADQVRAQLREAVEVTDAPTVVRFSKGAVGPAVPAVGRIGGMDVLRAPGTDAPDVLLVSIGALAPMCLEIATLLDQQGITTTVVDPRWVKPVDEAMAPLAEQHRVVVTVEDNSRVGGVGSTIAQALRDAGVDVPLRDFGIPPRFLDHASRAEVMAEIGLTAPDIARQVTGLVAKLDGRYERSTPQAVDAVEPARD